Genomic DNA from Perca flavescens isolate YP-PL-M2 chromosome 23, PFLA_1.0, whole genome shotgun sequence:
CAACCGGGTTGCATACATGTTACAAAAATGCACGAATATATACATGCATAGAACATATTTCAACTATACAGCAGGCCTAGACATACTAATGACATACGTGCGACAACTGCATTTGGTAAAATATGAACTATGAATGAAGGAGGCGTGTCCCTGTCGGTTCGATATGTGCATTATCAGTCATGTAGCACAATTAAGggcacatttaaaatgtgtgaaatggAGGCTAGGCTACTTACCAGAAAAAGGGTGGTAATTACGGCCAGTCTCATTCCTGGTGTTCATGGACCATGTTGTTAAAACCTCTCTTGACTGAGACTCACACTCACCAACAAACCCACTTTTCCCCTCGCccacctttttctttctccccttcccccccaccccaccccagtCCAGATGTGACTCATCTTGTTCACCAGCGCCCTAGCTGTCTCCTCGCTGTCATGTAGCCAGAGACTGGATTTGCTCTCCTCATTTCACACGGTGATACTGAAAAAATTAGTTTTTGCTGTGAAAACAGTAACTTTTTTAATTAGTGCGACTTGTTAACgagaaaagtcataataaatGACTCTGACAACTCTCTATTTTAACGGTGGGCTACGTGCCACCTAGTCAAAATGTTATTATGCTAGTACTTAGCCTATAACTGATTTGAACCCGTTTGGGGGTCTTTTAGCGAGCCAAAAACGTACGTCGTCacaacatgtgtttttattatgctATAAATTCATATCCTGAAGCGATAACTGATTTGAACCCGTTTTTTTGCGAGCCAAAACGTAACTTTACGTcgttttaaaattgtttttattatgctAATACTTAGCCTATACGTTCATATCCTGGAAGTGATAACTGATTTAAACCATTTTAAACCCGTGTTTGGGGGTCTTTTAGCGAGCCAAACGTACGTCATCACaaaaactacatttcccataatgacGAGGGTGTTGCTTAGCTGGAAAGGACGACTAAAGTCTaacccatagatatagaacaatattctatatctatggtttaaCACTTTTTCACCAATTTGGGTCGTCACATTTGTTAAGGCCTgttgaaaataattattttgatCTATCCATTGTTTGGTCAGTAATAATTGAATTATTCAAAACAATTATCAAATCATTCGTTTGTTAGAACGGTTCTTTACCTCCCTCCTCATTTACACCGTTTATCTTTCCTTGATATAAAATAGCCTAAGTTGTAGCCtatatgtttacattatatatattatgcCTATACTAgttcatatatattatatgtgctgtccttacaatttaaaaaaaatgcaacaaactaTAATCTACTAACACGTATTAAGCGTTTTACTTAACTATGGTAATATATGAACATACAATCTTACAATCGTGTTTCCATATGTAAAAACGTATATGTGAGCATTGCAATTATAGGGTTATTTATTATACAATGACAATAGCGattactaataaataaataattattgttAGTTCGTTGACGGGGCCTTCGGTAGCATTCAACGTTTTTTAGTAACCTAGTGTAAGGTCATggttggccttttttttttttaactactcTGTGAAAACAACCTGTGAAATACATTTCTCCAGCATGAAGAAGCCCAGCTTAACTATTTTCTGTTCTgtcaggtgagtgtgtgtttaaCCTCCACTCAGGATGGACGAAAACACTTTAAAACTCCTGGCGAAACTCACTCAGGAGGGACAGTTAAGCGCTCTGGATAAACGGATAACATTAGGTGGCTCGGCGGCGGCTCAGACTGTCAGCAGCAAACACTTTGGTCGGTCAGGGGACACCCTGCTGCACTACGCTGCCAGAAAGGGACACCTGGACATTGTGGAATATCTAATAAAGCAGGTAGGCATGGATGTGGAGGTGTACAACAACGACTACAAGAGGCCGCTGCACGAAGCTGCGTCTATGAGCCACCAGGCTTGTGTTAGCTACCTGCTCCGGGAAGGAGCCAAGGTGGACAGTCTGAAGAAAGCTGACTGGTAAGAAAAAACCCCGTGTTATCCTTAACGCAATTAATACAGAAATGTTGCGGCGCAAACTTTTGGCTTTAATATGGAACTGTCGGCTGATGCATTACAGCTCCcttcgatagctcagttggtagagcggaggACTGTAGATGCATAATGCTGAAATCCTTAGGTCGCTGGTTCGAATCCGGCTCGAAGGAGCATTGTTtttgatttcatttatttagtgAGTAGAGCGGTTAGAAAACAGTTATTTTGCGAAACTTTTGTCAAACATACAAAGGAAATAATTATAAAGAGACAAAGCAGCAGCCGGTTAATATTAGTTTCACACGTTGTGACCATGATTGCGCTGTCCAAACAAGGTGATCGCTGTACAATGACTCAACAAAACACACTTATAAATATGGAAAATTAAACTAAAAATTTTAATATCAGGCACATATATcttttattgatgtttttttcaatttcttttgtatttgGATGTTATAATATATTTCTTGTGTTGTAAAAAATGAGAATAAGAGTTTAATCTTCATACATAATGGACACAAACTGGGTCTAATCACGTATTCGTGCACTATTTAATTATATCAGAATTTAAAAACTGTGAAGgtaaatactttaaaatgcTATATATACACCTCGTGAAAGTCACAAATAAAGTGatcatttacagtttatttgATGGTTCTAATAGTTTAAGTTTAATTGAAGATTTTTTGATAAATCACTGAACTATTTACACATTTGATGATCATTTCTTCTATTTGCACATATTGTTCCACTGATagaatgttttgtttaatttttctttcttcattttatatatttactaTTAGGGCCGACgacatgaggaaaatatctaattgcgattattttgactgatattgcgatatgagtCACGGttttggagggaatgatcatttttgtatcattctaATTTGcattgaaactttttttttaaatgattatagtgtgattattGCGatgatctgtaccaaacaaatattttttgctttagtctgtaggataggatttgtaggccgggacgtctctgcagcgtCACAATACTTAAAGCTatggtgcgtagtttctgtcacccccacGAGGAATtctgagtaatgacaacaattctgtcggtgcatccacatgatacaagccttctgtgaaaGTGCTTCAAAATCAGCACTGTTTATTAGCATGTAAAAGCATGTAATGTGACTGCCAACTTCAGTAGATTTGACTTGGTCAGAGTAAGTGTCACTGTGTTGCCTGTTCTCTGTCAGGACTCCCCTGATGATGGCCTGCACCCGGAGAAACCTGGCCGTGATCCAGGAGCTGCTGCGCCACAGTGCCGACGCTGCACTGAGAAACAAAGACGGCTGGAACTCCTTCCACATTGCCTGCAGGGAGGGCGATCCTCTGGTCATACAGCACATGCTTCTGGTTGCGCCGGATGTCTGGAAGACGGAGAGCAAGACGCGCAGGACACCACTACACACTGCAGGTAAAGCGTCCTCAGATTTCCCTTTCCAGCGAGTGGCTACCGTTAGGGAAGAACTCATTTCACTTACGTGTAGGAGGTTTGGGAGAGCTTgaccttttttaaatggagtctggtgtgtttagcgctagcgacttcagagctgtttctggttaaacagaaaggtctcaaagaggttttaaaggtctgtgTCTGAAGGGATCctctccataatgttgtcagacacttagaatgttaatctgagcctgtcggtggcaaaacgagcacttttgtgaaggtaaatacaagctgcacaattgccctgttaacttacattgtagcttgtttcgccgctgccaactgcagcgatctctcttaatactggaccaatgtcaaagactgttgttcccatGAGTCACTTAGAcccaaaaacataggaaaatagggtccaggttgaaaaaaaacggtagttcccctttaatgaacactcaattgaggagacaattaagcaggcagtacagtttaaccaaGCTGGAGGCATTAAGTTTAGCTAAACCTTtaaggtaaacaaagatattgcaggtgcctaaacacagatgctaaagcctagttcagcccatctctctctctgggaagcaTGCTAAAGTGTGGCTGGCCCACCGACCTCCATAAGGAGACAGTCCTGAGACCAAACATTCCCTTATCATACCGCTGTCTATGTAGACTCCTTCAATCCGTAGAGAGACAAACATAATTATACATGAACAGGTTTGGTTATCCGAGATTGGCCGAATATTCTCGTCCCCTGACCTGTGGCCTATGTATGACTGGATGTTGTCCCTTTGTCTCATCATACCACAAGATGGTgtttctggaaattccaccacagcTACACCTGGCATACacgggaaaaaaaaagtcctgacTTCAGGCTGGTTTATCTTCTCTCTAAGTGTTTGGTATTCTCCtgtggccgtgtgtgtgtgtgtgtgtgtgtgtgtgtgtgtgtgtgtgtgtgtgtgtgtgtgtgtgtgtgtgtgtgtgtgtgtgtgtgtgtgtgtgtgtgtgtgtgtgtgtgtgtgtgtgtgtgtgtgtgtgtgtgtcgattaCAAAAGCAATATCTGTTTTGTCCTATTATTTGAAGGACCTTTTGCGTTTATTGTCAGATAATAACTAATACTCTCTCTGTTGCTATCACCCAGCGATGCATGGCTGTGAGGAGGTTGTTCGGATCTTGCTGGAGAGGTAGGTTGGAATTTTGTATTGGGAAAACGTCCctttaaaataaatcacatgTTTCTGCCAGCTATGAAAAGACACAATGCCATTAGTGACATTTGCTGTGTGCATCCCCAGACCTTTTCCTTAGGATTTCTGGCTCAAAATGCCCTGAAATAAAAATgctctaaaataataaatacacctGGATAAGACCCATAAGTATGACCATTATCGTGACCCAGGTTTACGGTTCAATCCCTGGTTTGGCAAAAataaatctgggtggggaacaGTGATAGGCCGTTTTAGCCTTTAAGGTTGCTATGACCAATTTGTTAGCAAACTGTTCCCCAGTTACACAACCAACAGAtacggagcaacattagcattcatttggagttgttgttgttgttgttctttggATACTTGACAATtgcaagtccaatattcactcctCTAACCTCTCCTCTTCAGTTGCTAAATGCTAGTCTCGAACTTTGTCCACCTGCTGCCAGGTATTTGACAGTGGGTTTATCACAGCTTTTTCATGTGATCCATTATTAATATAAACATGTTGATTTTAGCCACTTTAAGGGGGTAAAGTATGCAAATACAATGCATGtgacaaacaattacaattaAAAGTACACTGTCCTCTTACTTTACATTTTGGAGCTTTTAGccacatttgaaaatgtaaaatgtagatgtgaaactttttcaaaatgaaaattcACAGTAAGTATATCTTGCTTTActatatttttttgtcaaagtaCTTTCTTTTCAAGCATTGACAATTTTCACActcttaggctacatttacattgctacgttctAGTTTAAAAAACTGATATCTTCTGCTACATTTACACCTCCCATtcgcaaacggagacctttggcaacaccaaCAGGAACACCAATGTTTCACAGCTAAACACACTTGTTTGCACAGAGATCGcctttggctcaaaactccgcttaaaaaacaaaacgtagcgatgtaaatgtagccttgaTTTTATATGTTTTGGGATAAATATAGCTCCATACTTTTTGAGGTTGATGGTGACGATTTGCTGCTAACAGGTAAACTTGTCCGTTGACTCTCCCCTTCACCGCTCTTCTTCCAGATGTGGCTACACCCCCGACAGCGCTGACAGCTGTGGAGTCACTGCTTTCATGGACGCTGTCAGGAACGGACACATTTCTGTGGCCAGGCTGCTTTTAGAGAAGCATCAGGTAGAACAAGGCAGTTCAGTCAGTCTCAGTTCAGTAGATATTTATGTGTACTGACACACTGTGTGACTTGTGTGTGCTGTAGGTGTCTCCCACAGCAGCTGACATACTTGGGGCTCAGGCGGTGCACCAGGTGGCTGTCACTGGCCAGGATGAGGCGCTGCGGTATCTGGTGCGGGACCTGAATGTAGACGTCAATCAAAGAGCAACTGGCATCCAGCTCACTGCCCTGCATTACGCTGCAAAGGTTAGAACATGGACTCCTAACCAGCGGTACTTTACATTAAGGCAAGGCCGCCCAATTTGGGGCCCACGGGCCAAGTTTGGCCCTTGCTCCCTTTTGTTTTAGCCCTCCATGTCATAGGACATGTTCATGCTTCTCTCCTCTTAACTAGAAAGTGCTGTAAAATCCTAACAATAATGACTAAAAAGTACTTAATCTGAGCTTTACAGAAATTTGATGCAGTGCTTGTAAACTTCcctattaaattaaatatacaaGTTTTATCTACAAAGAATTACaagaattatggtattcttcaacatcaacatttatttttggccCGCTGCCTTCCATCCAGATATATTTTGGCCCTTCACCTGAAAGAATTTGGGCACTTCTGCCTTAGGTGGTTCATTCTGCAGTTGCTCGGGGGTATGTAGAAAGATTGTGGAGTAGCTcacttaactttaaaaaaatggaaatacagttttaatcaaaaatacttccacacaTTGATTCAGCTGTAACACCTGAAAACCAAATGTTGAGAATGCATGAAAACTAGTTAACAGGCGAGCAGAGAAGTTGAAATAGATaaaatatatagttatatacTTTGCTGATTATAAACCAGCTCTTTGTCATCTTAGTGTGTCATCTGCCAGATATTGGCAGAACTCAGCCGTTGCATGGAGGGAAGCCAACACACCGTTGATCTGCACACATTGCCCACactaagatgacacagagctggatttaaaatTGCCAAAATATCTCTGTAACTTTATCTCTTTAAGACATGTCATAGGTGTCGTTTGTACAGGGAAGACACAGAAGGGGCAGTAGTGAGATGACAGTATGGAAATATATTTACAGAGCTACTAACACACCTTGCAATATACAGTGTGCAAACAAACTCTCCTTCCTCATTtcaatctgtgttttttttcttaggAAGGCCACACGTCCACTATAAAAACACTGCTGGAGTTGGGGGCAGATCTTCATGTTTGGGACAAAAAGGGAAGAACTGGTAAGCCATTCATCACACTCAATGTTTTCACTTCAGCTGCGGTGGTGAGCTTGTgaaatattgttgtttttaacacaCTTAAAGCCCCTGAAAATGTGGTTTCaaatcttaaagtgatggttcggagtaatttgaccctagggtcctttgcaccatgacctcgagccaaacacccccccagaagcttttttcacctgggtctagcattgggagagttagcgtagagtagcgttatcagctgaatagcttagcgcaggggctaatggacccacgtgtGTATCTCTTAAATGACCCCAGTAATAacgcccgaaatgataccaaacgtctacagtagtacaaataggttatgtactcataaaacgatggattggaaagtttgtaagtacaccagaagtttatgaacacttgcctgctctcttctgctctctgttgctgctgctgctacctgcagttagacgagtgcttagggctgtctacaaattactacaccgaaaagagatacaacaaaaatatttattaatttaatgattaaataaggtaatgtctccaaacttatctcagttattacttgtctcctgctagttatactacagcacttagtttaaaaaaaaaagttaaattaaaaaatatttttgttgcatctcttttcggtgtagtaatttgtagacagcccgaagcactcgtcttactgccggcagcagcaacaacattagagagcagaagccaacaggcaagtgttcaagacgttcattaatatcaaaaaggtATGCACCAAAGCTTTTAAGTATGATTTACCTCAGTTAGTCTGCTTCATCAGGACTGTTTGGGTTTGGTGAGTTAGATTTGATTGACAGTGCTCACAACATAAGCAAACAATCACCTTAGGCTTGTTACAGATGAACTGcacctcgcctgtaaagtggacaagAGCAGGCGAcggcagccgggggcggtgaaATAAAGCTGCGCTAAAGTTGGacagtttccagcagccttcactctgaacaggaagtcacagaaacactcacatccttTATGGCTccgatttattaaaatgttatcagacccataaaTCAGCTCGTACACAGTCTCCTGTTGGTAATATtaagacagagtagctgtctaaatgctctacatgcgttctgttgctgatgttactaaacaacagactgtagataaTCCGTAAtttgaacagatttagtctctctgatttctaaacataactatcagccacacaacatgtgttctgtacagaataagcctttaaatcagacaaatagagattaaaatccctccaattcaattttatttattgtatcaaATCATATCAAGAGTTATCtctagacactttacagatagagtaggtctagaccacactataatttacaaagacccaacaattccagtaattctccTAAGACACCCGCGGCGCTACCATTTTAGGTCCGGGCCCAcccattttgacccaggcctatagtgagtagtgagtgattttcattctagcagttcatccaataagcagcccgagggaagctttgagtgaaagcttctcagccaatcagcggcttctaccccacgtgtggcctcttaagccccgcccacaggcTGCATCATCACAGACACAGACGGTAGCTATTGgctaatatgaaacgcaaagaagctcgttttcatttaaattcagcaagaaacgctccgaagagcaggaggaggacattttaagtaacgcggttacaagtgacgagttaccatcctgctcggccgccctctccccatcaagtcctcccgtagccaccccccctcacaccagcaaggcaagaAGGGTAAcagttaggctaacgttaacgtcagtgtctggctgtctgtatgCAGGGggaacctgtttttttttttggcttattttaactcgcccatccagttttctggaggcccacctacaatcaatatcctggcgccgctagtgccccaagagcaagcatttagtgcaacagtggcgaggaaaatcttccttttaggaagaaacctggaacagacccaggctcttggtagggggTGTCTAacggtgctggttgggggtgtgatgaacagtggcaataatagtcacaataaagaggatggaacagtgactagaaatagtagttgtagtagtagttcatggtgtagcaggggcggtagggcgtagcaggatgtagcagggcactgcagggttgTGGTTTATATGGTTTATataaacgtcatcatgttgagtcgattctgagccattcagctgttagatcagctgaaaGCCAGTCGGTGGACTGCGGCTGCCTTGATCTCGTGAAGTTATCAATGCCCGTGCCCATCGCATGACGTAAGAGCAAGGcaggatcaagtcggacacaaatctatcCGGCATGCATTGGGTGGCGGTCGCCCGTGATGGATTCTGCTCAGGCCTGGCTCGTCTCCAACGAGCCTTTTTTCACTCTGATGTTGCTGACATCATTTTTCTCCAGCTGAGTCCTACCCACTCAAAACCACTCAAAAAAGCCCTGACAGAAAAGTCtcattttaaataaaccaaAGGTGTTGAAACTTTAAGTAACTGAAGCAGAAAATGATATGTTTTTATAGGACCATATCCCCATAGAAAGaagctgattgagaaaataGATTTGCAGggcctttaaaggggtgatagaatgcaaaaccgattttaccctgtcatagttgaataatgacagtttggtgggtaaataggacatacatagaacctcaaaatcccattgacacccctttactatgaaaatctcatattttgaaactgccgctgaaaacgggcgaatctcaacgaAGCTGGAAGCTTACGTAAGCATCCcaagacctgtacctttgtcacgcccatgggtgtattaatacaacaacgcaTGCTTTTTTTAGCATAAGGTTGTGATAACTTGAGTTAAAGATTTGAAGATAATGCGTCCTTTTCTAAATTACTCTCACGGTAATTTTAGGGCACTTTGAAAATAATAGATAGATCAATAATCCATGTCTGTGAACATATCGTCACCATTTTGTCAATGGTTATAGTTATGGTATCATTTTGATGCTCATGTGGTAATGTGTTAGTGAAAAAGCTGTGCTGCCCCAAAATCTAATCCAGAAGAAAGAATGAATAGATGTGGAGGCTATGAAGATTTCTCAAGTTTTGGATGTAGAAACTTTCCAGCAGCACTAGAATATACTCTCACCAAATAAATATAAGCCAAATGATGCACTATATGGACCAGGAAAAGAGTTGCTTATACAGTAGTGACAGTGACAGCAAATGGGGATccacattaaataaaatactgtTGGAAAATGAAACCAAAGGCTGCCTGGGaggttgaaaaaaatcttaaaacttAAGGTATGCTTTTGTCTAAAACATGCAAATATACCAGTATGGGCCATTACCACTagtgctgggcaatatatcgatattgtatcGATATATGCGGctggatatcgtcttaaattttggatatcgctATATCATAATATAACAAAAGGGTTGTCTTTTCCTATTTTTCAGAATCCgaatcagaaaatgttttatcgCCACAATATTGCTTTGGTGAAAgatgcatacataaacaaacaaacaaacaaacaaacatatttaacattaatatgaaataaacaataaatgcagaaaaacaaatatatacatacaaaatgaCTGTTGCATAAGAAAAAAAGACGGCTGGATGGGTTGAGTGccgttttaaaggctgcattacagtaaagtgatgtaattttctgaacttaccagactattCTAGCTGTTctagtttttgcctttttgattttccccatatcgcccagccctacttaccACCCTCTTATGTTCCCTTCTCTTCCCAGCTCTCCATATGGCCTGCATCGGGCAGCATGCAGACGCCGCCGAGACACTCCTGCAGCTCGGACTCAAAGACTCCGAGGATGCGTGTGGCACAACAGCACGGCATCATGCCAGGAAACCAGACGTAGTGCGAGTGTTTGAATGTGGCTTATAGGACCCATCATAAACGATACCATAGTTATACAGAACACAGATTTAGGTATATAACATTCATATAAGTAAAGAAAAGAACCTGAAACACGTAAAGTCAAACAGTTTAGGTTGTGAAGATTAGCATACATCTTTACTTGCACTGTGTTGTGTAGTGGACACATGACTTTAAATAAAGTCTGTCTTTAGTCTCTTATGTTCACATCAGACCTAGTCTATATATCGATGACGTTTCACTTCCGAGATTGTTCATGTGCCGCCGGAAATTTCgccggatgtctgtcaccttcctctttctttgtgttggtgttctaacctccggtggatttgtga
This window encodes:
- the ankrd16 gene encoding ankyrin repeat domain-containing protein 16 gives rise to the protein MDENTLKLLAKLTQEGQLSALDKRITLGGSAAAQTVSSKHFGRSGDTLLHYAARKGHLDIVEYLIKQVGMDVEVYNNDYKRPLHEAASMSHQACVSYLLREGAKVDSLKKADWTPLMMACTRRNLAVIQELLRHSADAALRNKDGWNSFHIACREGDPLVIQHMLLVAPDVWKTESKTRRTPLHTAAMHGCEEVVRILLERCGYTPDSADSCGVTAFMDAVRNGHISVARLLLEKHQVSPTAADILGAQAVHQVAVTGQDEALRYLVRDLNVDVNQRATGIQLTALHYAAKEGHTSTIKTLLELGADLHVWDKKGRTALHMACIGQHADAAETLLQLGLKDSEDACGTTARHHARKPDVVRVFECGL